Below is a genomic region from Cohaesibacter intestini.
TGATGTCGCCACGGGCCTTGGCGGCTTCGGCGGCAACATGGATGCGGCTGACCCATTGCTGTTCAACCGGCACGGTATAGATGGCAGCGGTCGGAATCGGCTCAGCGGCCCATGCCTTCTGGCCAAAGGCCGCAAGGCTCAAGGCGAAGCCGCCAGAAAGCTGCATGAAGTGGCGACGTGAAAGCGAAGGCAGGAGGTTGGTGTCTTTGGCCATGTCAAATCCCTAAATGTCTGGTTGGTTTCCGGCAGCTTTGAGCAAATTGTGCCGTTTGACAAGTCGAATGTGATTATATTTTTATCAGCGAATTCTATTGCATACAATTTATGCAACGTCCACTGACTTCGCCTATTCCTATGGCAGCCGGATTGGAAAATCCTTCATGTAGACAAAGTTATCCAGAATGATGTGACTTGTCGGTGTCGCCAACCGCCTTCAGTGGAATGTTGTCAGAAGGAAAAAAGACCTCAAACCCGCTGGCGATGAGGAAAAGGAACCAGGTTGCAATAATTTTCCACGTTTCTTTTGATTGAAAAGGTGTGGTGAAGGATGTGCGCATAAATACTTAGCAATTAAAGGTGTTGAGAGGTTGCAATTCAATCTTTGCGTGCTTTTTGCGGTGTTTGGCTGGACTAATACTAATGATATTAAACGGAATTCCGAAGTTTTTGGTCTTTTTCTCCCAATATTTGCTAACCAATTGTATTGGTCATTGAAACTCGAAACGAATTTTTAAAATTTGAAATTTAATCTGGTGCTAACTCAAACATAGGTGGGCACCCTTATGATTACGTTCGTTTTCCTCGCCACGTCGCTTCTCATGACCTGTGCCATTGCGGCACGCAAGTCGGCACTTGAGCCTGTTGCGGTGAAGGCATGCGGGCGAAAAGACCGACGTTTGTGATCCGTCAGGACGTTCTCCGGGTAGAATCCTCCAATAAGCAATAACCAGCCAAAGGTGCGGCCATCAGAGCTCGCCTTCAACAGGAATGTCTGAGCCTTCATTTTGGACGTTCTAAATCGTTTTGGCGTCATAAAAAAAGGCGTGAAGACAAAAAGGACCAAGCGATGCTTAAAAATGTTTCTCTGACAATCAAGAGCCTGCTGTTCTTCATTTTGCTGGCGGTGATCGGTATCGGCGTGGGTGCCGTAGGTTTCTGGCAATCAGGTGCGGTCAAGGTGGCTGTGCAAGAGCGTCAAAGCATCGATAAACGGATCGGTGCCTTTGATGAGCTGCAAATGGAACTGGCCAATGAAGCCATTTCTCTCAAGAGTTTTCTGTTGACCGGTGATCTCAAAGAACTGGACGCGATGCGAAAGATTGACGCCGTCCTGACCGAACAGTTCCAGAAAATGAATTCGGAGAAAGGCATCGCGGAAATCGAAAAACTCTGGCTGACCTGGTCGGATGAGTTCGCCAAAAAACAGATTGATCATATGAGCGATCCGATGCGGGTGGATCTGGCGCGTGCCATCGAAGTGTCCGGTCAGAGCAACAAGCGCATCGAAGAAATGGTTGCCTTGATCGACAAACAGATTGCCGATCTGGAAAGCGTGCAGGGCCAGCTGACCATCAAGCAGAATGCTAAACTGGAATCGGTTTACAACTCGGCGGCCATCGGTCTGGTGTTGTTGGTGATCGCCACCGTGGTGCTGGGCGTGGTCAACAATATCGCAGTCTCTAAACCATTGCGCCAATTGACTGAAACGACTGAGTTCCTGTCTCAGGGCCATCTCGAAGTTGAAATTCCGCAGGAAAAACGTGCCGATGAAATTGGCCGCATGAACAGCGCCTTGACCGTGTTCCGCAACAGTCTTGCCCAAAACAGGCAGATGGAGGAAGAGGCCAAGCGCATTCAGGAACAAAGCGAGCTGGACAAAAAAGCCGAAATGCAGCGCATTGCCGGTGAGTTTGAACAAGCCGTTGGCTCCATCGCCCGGACGCTAGCTCAGACCTGTGGCAGCTTGCAGGACAAATCGCACGAATTGTCGAGCATCTCCAAAGATACCGCTTCGAAGTCCGAGGCCGTGACGCGTGCCTCTCAGGAAGCCAGCAGCAATGTGCAGGCGGTGGCTTCAGCGACCGAGGAACTGGCCGCTTCGATTGGTGAGATCAGTCAGCAGGTTGCGGATTCCGCTTCCCTTTCGGCAGAAGCGATGGCCGAGGTTGACGTCTCCAGTCAATCCATGGTGGCCTTGCAGAATGTGCTTCAGGAAGTGGGCAACGTGACCCGCCTGATCAATGATATCGCTGAACAGACCAACCTTCTGGCCCTGAACGCCACCATCGAGGCTGCGCGTGCCGGGGAAGCAGGGCGTGGGTTTGCCGTGGTTGCCGCTGAAGTGAAGGATCTGGCCAACCAGACCTCGAAAGCAACCGAGCAGATCGAGCAGCAGGTGGCAAACATGCAGTCTGTTGCCGGTCAGTCGATTGCCGCAACCAGCAATGTGACCGAGCGGGTCAAGGCGATCAATGAGCGGGTCAGTGAAATGGCCATTTCTGCTGATCAGCAGAATGTTGCCACCACAGATATTGCGCGCAATGTCAATGAAGCGGCCCAAGGCACCAGCCACGTGAATGAATCGATGGTCACGGTCGCAGGTGGTGCGGTCAATACCGGAGAGGTCTCTGCGACGATGAATGACCTTATCTCGAAAATGAACCAGCAGAATGAAACCCTGCAGCATGAGCTTGATGGCTTCATCAAGCGGTTGTTGGCGGCCTAAAGGCCGACGGGACCCCATTCAAGACAAAGAATAAACCTGAGGCCGGATCCCTCGACTGGATCCCTCTGAATGGCCGAAGCAGGGAGAAGAAAATGCGAATTTTGAGATTTTTCACGGTGATCTGTGCAATGGTCTGGGCCAATCTGGCTGTTGCTGCCGAGGCGCCTGACTTCAAGAAGATGGATTCCAAAGAGCTGTTTGCCATGATTGACAAATGGCTCGACAACGAAATTGTTCGGGTCAGCGTTCACGCCCACAATGCACTCTATGGCGATCTCGCGCAGGCCGAGGTAGACGCGCTGGACAAACAGTGGCGTGCCGAGCGCAAGCAGGTGATGAAGCCTCTGATTGCCTCCACCCTGTCGAGCCCGCTGTCGGTCTATCTGACCCGTATGCAGGGCCAAAATCTGGGTCTGTTTGTCGAGATCTTTGTGATGAACAAGAAGGGCCTCAATGTGGGGCAGTCTTCGATCACTTCGGATTTCTGGCAGGGCGACGAAGCCAAATTCCAGAAGACTTATGATGTCGGTCCTGATGCCGTCTTTGTTGATGAGCCTGAATGGGATGAAGACAACCATATTTGGCGGATGCAGATCAACAAGAGCCTTGTTGACCCGTCAACCAAGGAGCTGATCGGGGCGGCGACCATCGAGGTCAACCTGACCGAACTGGAACGCCGGTTGAAGGCGAAGGCCAACTGATCAATCGACACCGATGAACAACAAGCCCCTGCATCCGGATGATGCGGGGGCTTTTGTCATTTTGGGGCGGGACTATTGCCTGACGGTGTTGATTTCCCGCTTTTGCTCTGGCCATTAGGGCGCTAAGGTGGGCGCACCACAGGTTGAAAGAGGTTCGACATGGTGTCCCGATCCGGATTTGATGAATGGGTGCTCGACTGCGCCGAGGCTGTTTCCAAACGCAGCCGCGATCCCTCCACCAAGGTGGGCTGCGTCATCGTGCGGCCCGACAAGAGTTTTGCCGCGGTGGGCTATAATGGCTTTCCGCGCGGTATGGAAGATCGGGATGAATGGTATGAGGAGCGCGAGGAGAAATATGATCGCGTT
It encodes:
- a CDS encoding methyl-accepting chemotaxis protein, encoding MLKNVSLTIKSLLFFILLAVIGIGVGAVGFWQSGAVKVAVQERQSIDKRIGAFDELQMELANEAISLKSFLLTGDLKELDAMRKIDAVLTEQFQKMNSEKGIAEIEKLWLTWSDEFAKKQIDHMSDPMRVDLARAIEVSGQSNKRIEEMVALIDKQIADLESVQGQLTIKQNAKLESVYNSAAIGLVLLVIATVVLGVVNNIAVSKPLRQLTETTEFLSQGHLEVEIPQEKRADEIGRMNSALTVFRNSLAQNRQMEEEAKRIQEQSELDKKAEMQRIAGEFEQAVGSIARTLAQTCGSLQDKSHELSSISKDTASKSEAVTRASQEASSNVQAVASATEELAASIGEISQQVADSASLSAEAMAEVDVSSQSMVALQNVLQEVGNVTRLINDIAEQTNLLALNATIEAARAGEAGRGFAVVAAEVKDLANQTSKATEQIEQQVANMQSVAGQSIAATSNVTERVKAINERVSEMAISADQQNVATTDIARNVNEAAQGTSHVNESMVTVAGGAVNTGEVSATMNDLISKMNQQNETLQHELDGFIKRLLAA